The Symphalangus syndactylus isolate Jambi chromosome 23, NHGRI_mSymSyn1-v2.1_pri, whole genome shotgun sequence genome has a window encoding:
- the RGL2 gene encoding ral guanine nucleotide dissociation stimulator-like 2 isoform X5, whose amino-acid sequence MPPPRSSRRLRAGTLEALVRHLLDTRTSGTDVTFMSAFLATHRAFTSTPALLGLMADRLEALESHPRDELERTTEVAISVLSTWLASHPEDFGSEAKGQLDRLESFLLQTGYAAGKGVGGGSADLIRNLRSRVDPQAPDLPKPLALPGDPPADPTDVLVFLADHLAEQLTLLDAELFLNLIPSQCLGGLWGHRDRPGHSHLCPSVRATVTQFNKVAGAVVSSVLGATSTGEGPGEVTIRPLRPPQRARLLEKWIRVAEECRLLRNFSSVYAVVSALQSSPIHRLRAAWGEATRDSLRVFSSLCQIFSEEDNYSQSRELLVQEVKLQSPLEPHSKKAPRSGSRGGGVVPYLGTFLKDLVMLDAASKDELENGYINFDKRRKEFAVLSELRRLQNECRGYNLQPDHDIQRWLQGLRPLTEAQSHRVSCEVEPPGSSDPPAPRVLRPTLVISQWTEVLGSVGVPTPLVSCDRPSIGGDEAPTTPAPLLTRLAQHMKWPSVSSLDSALESSPSLHSPADPSHLSPPASSPRPSRGHRRSASCGSPLNGGAEEASGGTGYGGGGSGPGASDCRIIRVQMELGEDGSVYKSILVTSQDKAPSVISRVLKKNNRDSAVASEYELVQLLPGERDLTIPASANVFYAMRGASHDFLLRQRRRSSTATPGVTSGPSASGTLPSEGGGGSFPRIKATGRKIARALF is encoded by the exons ATGCCTCCCCCACGTTCCTCCCGACGGCTCCGAGCTGGCACTCTGGAGGCCCTGGTCAGACACCTACTGGATACCCGGACATCAGGGACTGATGTGACCTTCATGTCAGCCTTCCTGGCCACCCACAGGGCCTTCACCTCCACGCCTGCCTTGCTAGGGCTTATGGCTGACAG GCTGGAAGCCCTTGAATCTCATCCTCGCGATGAACTAGAGaggacaacaga GGTAGCCATCTCTGTACTGTCAACCTGGCTGGCCTCTCATCCTGAGGATTTTGGCTCTGAGGCCAAGGGTCAGCTTGACCGGCTTGAGAGCTTCTTACTTCAGACAGGGTATGCAGCAGGGAAGGGTGTTGGGGGGGGCAGCGCTGACCTCATCCGCAACCTCCGGTCTCGGGTGGACCCCCAGGCCCCCGACCTTCCTAAGCCCCTGGCCCTCCCCGGCGATCCCCCTGCTGACCCCACGGATGTCCTGGTGTTCCTCGCTGACCACTTGGCCGAACAGCTGACCCTGCTAGATGCG GAGCTGTTTCTCAATTTGATCCCCTCTCAGTGCCTGGGAGGCCTGTGGGGTCACAGAGACCGGCCAGGACATTCTCACCTCTGCCCATCTGTCCGAGCTACTGTCACACAGTTCAACAAGGTGGCAGGGGCAGTGGTTAGTTCTGTCCTGGGGGCTACTTCCACTGGAGAGGGACCTGGGGAGGTGACCATACGGCCACTCCGTCCCCCCCAGAGGGCCCGGCTCCTGGAGAAGTGGATCCGCGTGGCAGAG GAGTGCCGGCTGCTCCGAAACTTCTCTTCGGTTTATGCCGTGGTGTCAGCCCTGCAGTCCAGCCCCATCCACAGGCTTCGGGCAGCCTGGGGGGAAGCAACCag gGACAGCCTCAGAGTCTTTTCCAGCCTCTGCCAGATTTTCTCTGAGGAGGATAATTATTCCCAGAGTCGGGAGCTGCTCGTGCAG GAGGTGAAGCTGCAGTCTCCTCTGGAGCCACACTCCAAGAAGGCCCCGAGGTCTGGCTCCCGGGGTGGG GGTGTGGTCCCATACCTTGGCACCTTCCTGAAGGACCTTGTGATGCTGGATGCAGCCTCCAAGGATGAGTTGGAG AATGGATATATCAATTTTGACAAGCGGAGGAAG GAGTTTGCAGTCCTTTCTGAGTTGCGACGGCTCCAGAATGAATGTCGTGGCTATAACCTCCAACCTGACCATGATATCCAGAGGTGGCTACAGGGGCTCCGGCCACTGACAGAGGCTCAGAG CCATCGTGTATCCTGTGAGGTGGAGCCACCTGGTTCCAGTGACCCTCCTGCCCCACGGGTGCTTCGGCCAACATTGGTCATCTCGCAGTGGACAGA GGTTCTGGGCTCTGTTGGGGTCCCTACCCCGCTTGTGTCCTGTGACCGGCCCAGTATAGGGGGAGATGAGGCGCCTACAACTCCTGCCCCTCTGCTGACTCGGCTGGCCCAG CACATGAAGTGGCCATCTGTCTCGTCACTAGACTCTGCCCTGGAAAGCAGTCCATCCCTGCACAGTCCAGCTGACCCCAGCCACCTCTCCCCACCAGCCTCCTCCCCTAGGCCTTCTCGGGGTCACCGCCGCTCAGCCTCCTGTGGCTCCCCGCTGAATGGGGGTGCAGAAGAGGCCTCCGGGGGAACTGGATATGGGGGAGGGGGATCTGGGCCAGGGGCCTCTGATTGCCGAATCATCCGAGTCCAGATGGAGCTGGGGGAAGATGGCAGTGTGTATAAGAGTATTTTG GTGACAAGCCAGGACAAGGCTCCAAGTGTCATCAGTCGTGTCCTTAAGAAAAACAATCGTGACTCTGCAGTGGCTTCAGAGTATGAGCTGGTACAGCTGCTACCAGGGGAGCGAG ACCTGACTATCCCAGCTTCGGCTAACGTATTCTACGCCATGCGTGGAGCTTCACACGATTTCCTCCTGCGGCAGCGGCGAAGGTCCTCTACTGCTACACCTGGCGTCACCAGTGGCCCGTCTGCCTCAGGAACTCTTCCgagtgagggaggagggggctCCTTTCCCAGGATCAAGGCCACAGGGAGGAAGATTGCACGGGCACTGTTCTGA